The stretch of DNA CCCGCCCGGGGCCAGGGAGGCCTCTCGCTTCGGCTCTACGGTCTCCTCGGCAGCCGGGAGCTCGAGCGCGTGAGCGAGTCGGTGCAGGAGCGCTGCCGCTCGCCGCGGGATCTCGTGTGGATCGACTTCACCGACGTGGTTCATCTCGACTTTCGTGCGCTCGCGGAGTTCGTGCAGTCGCAGGAGCGGCAGCGGCGCCGCGGCGCCTCGATCTGGTTCACGGGCCTCACCCCCTACCTGCGCGCGCTGTTCCAGGTGGCGGGGCAGGGGCCGGCCCTGAACCGGCTGGAATGGCGCGTTCCCGAGGAAGGTGGCGGGAGGATGGGACGGGAGGATGCCTTGCGGTCCTACGGGAGCGCGCCGAACGACGGGAGCCCCGAGCGGGTGGAGATCTAGGCCTCTCATGCCGGGACACGTCCCGGTGCTGGTTCGGGAGGCCGTGAGGTTCCTGGTGACCGACCCCGAGGGTATCTACCTCGACACGACGTTGGGACGGGCCGGTCACTCGCGTGAGTTGGTGGCGGCGTTGGGAGGGGAGGCTAGGGTCATCGCAATGGATTGCGATCCGGCGGCGGTCGAGCGCGCGAGCGCGGATCCGCCGGCGCCGCCACCCCGATTCACCCCCGTTCGG from Candidatus Eisenbacteria bacterium encodes:
- a CDS encoding STAS domain-containing protein, which encodes MRAATVTRVPARAERPTYQWEPARGQGGLSLRLYGLLGSRELERVSESVQERCRSPRDLVWIDFTDVVHLDFRALAEFVQSQERQRRRGASIWFTGLTPYLRALFQVAGQGPALNRLEWRVPEEGGGRMGREDALRSYGSAPNDGSPERVEI